Proteins from one Ornithobacterium rhinotracheale genomic window:
- the azu gene encoding azurin → MKKIILMLSAAAVMFSCSKEKSCCTEKATENNAPAIEAAAPEAKDNQLSIEATDQMKFNKTTLKAKAGEPITLTLKHVGEQSKETMGHNFVLLKKGTDVDAFGQAATQAKDTDFIPQEMKDDVIAHTRILGGGEEDTIEIPALDKGEYDFICSFPGHYVMMHGKLIVE, encoded by the coding sequence AGATAATTTTAATGTTAAGCGCAGCGGCTGTAATGTTCAGCTGTAGCAAAGAAAAAAGCTGCTGTACCGAAAAAGCAACAGAAAACAACGCACCAGCGATTGAAGCAGCTGCTCCAGAAGCCAAAGATAATCAACTTAGTATCGAGGCAACAGATCAAATGAAGTTTAACAAAACCACATTGAAAGCCAAAGCTGGAGAGCCAATTACACTCACTTTAAAACATGTGGGCGAGCAAAGCAAAGAAACCATGGGACACAACTTTGTATTGCTTAAAAAAGGAACCGATGTAGATGCCTTCGGGCAAGCTGCTACCCAAGCAAAGGACACCGATTTTATTCCGCAAGAAATGAAAGATGATGTAATTGCACACACACGCATTTTGGGCGGCGGCGAAGAAGACACCATTGAAATCCCCGCGTTGGACAAAGGCGAGTATGATTTCATTTGTTCATTCCCAGGGCACTATGTGATGATGCATGGTAAGCTAATTGTAGAA